The window atatttttaaagaaaaataaaaaccagaaagaaatgcaaaactaaaaatagaattaataaagttgcttcccccccccccaaagactAATTAAATGGATAAAGTAAACTTAATAATTTATAAGTGAATAATACTGAAATTGGGGAAACTACTAATGATGAAGTAATCACAACAAAAACATTGCGTGATTTATACAGTATACTCTTTATGAACCAAACATGCTCTGGCCCAGAAGTATCAGAAATGGGGGGCCACTAAACTACATAAGAGTCCTCCAGCTGGTTAtgtattgaattaaaaaatttaatttcttattttattaataagtcAACACATTAAGATCAGATAGGTACTACATGTTAATCTCATACAGGCTGAACAGGgttatttatcaaatgccttgTGCTTTTGACATCTGCTCTTTGACAGATCATTTCTATGACAAAGCTAGCaacatctcattgttgtaaagataTAACTGAGGAGTTGGGGTGTCTTATCTCTTTAATGTTATTAACTCAATCCTGATGTAGTTCTTCCACTTTTAGACTACTTGTGACTAGGGTCCAAGTTCCATTTACctattaacaataataatcttTTACAAAGGTGTattcactgagaataaaaataacaaaagtgcATATATTTTCTGCTAATACCATAGGGGCCCACTCTTATAACCACCTTTGTCTCTGGAGAATGTGCTAAGATTTGGTCACAGTTTCTGCATAGCATCAGTTCTCTCAACTTTATGTCCAAATGTGTTATTGTCAGATGATCCCCTGTCTCAGTTACTGGTAACTTGAATCATAAAAATCACTTTTTGTGTCAGCCAGAGAAAAAGGCTCAGAGTCTTTGATCAGATGCCAttagtgaagaaatcaaaaacagAGGTCTTAGGCCAACCTAATACTTTTTGAATATTCCCCCCAAtcttatttccttatctgaagTTAATCAAATAGACTGTTTCCATTATCCACATGGGACCAATTAAAAGATTTATATTCATGCTTGGAGTTGCCTCCaagatatttatatttctcataAACCCCCTCTCCCCAGTTGAGTAAACTACTATCATCTGCACAGGCTCATAGAGATGACTTGTCAGCCTGTCTATCCCctttaatttaacaaattaaagaTAGTAGAGAGGCATTATGATGTTGATAAAAAATTGACCTTGGAGTTAGACCTGATTTCAAGTCTTGTTTCTGGTACATGATAGCTGGGTGACACTAGACTTAATGAAGAGTCCTCCACAATTGCTCAGGCATCTTTAGAACTAAGATGTAGAGAGGTCCACCTGCATTCCGCTGGaagttctctataccaatgaagtCATAAAGGCAGTCCATATATTCCTAGAGATCTTGAAAACtactaaactttaaaaaagagattatccAAACTCACACAACAGGAAGCTAGTCATTCATATAGAAAAGCTTTAAAGAACAGATAATTCCTGTTTACATAGATTATtccaaaataaaagatttggtAGAATGGATCCAGAACCAGATTTGAAGTCTATATGAGCTAAATTCAAGTCCTGATTGATACATAGCAACTGTGTGACAGGAAAAGTCATTCAACTTAGTAACTCAAGCAACACCTCCTAACCTATGTCAAGATAgggtgtaatgttcttctctaaaatacattgttctctgggagcaggtttctggaggcagtgttcctttcagttcagtgtaatcaccccaaatacagccaggagtccaaattctttattgtctccttcacagtcttatctcttttcctggggctcagctagttttcttagaggtctgtctctctccttggttcccagagctcctgctgctagtcttttgcctctgccagcttcagcctccggCCAgtacaaagatggaagatggaatgaatctgtctcagtctTAGAAAACTTCTAGTGTTCTTGTCTTTCCTGGCCCTGAGACCtcctccttatatgccccacattgagtatataccaatcattatatcactaggaaaccattatttgttataggattaaatcaatgctaaactagatttaaccattctctcctcaattccacttagtaccttgtttcaagttctggcccataacatctccttgtaggatcagatcaatcatactgaactgttggaatcctagtgtcaactcaagaAACTTCaagaaacaaggtgaaaactcaagggtgatgtcagaatccttgtgttaactcaatagaattgatacagtgcttattggttcacaccttagaaggaatccttacaaggtgataaatacagctccagtgagccactcaagagagttacttgggaacattcccaggggtcggagagcagcactctgggaagaagcctacaagccctctctcgaaggcaagagagattcattgcatcttccaccttggtgctggctggagtctgaaggacaaacctctggatttggagacattcggagggagctcttggaaccaagcagagagataggcctctgagctaaccgggctaaaGAGctgaacttttaccagctggctgcgattttgggtgattatttacttgtaactgaaactaaggctgcctccagaaaacctccccaagaattTAACTCatcttatatatttaaagaagaaaaaacaccaacattttggcgCCCTGAACGTGGGACTGACAGGCCcctcagtggatttcagtggaaaagcctctgatcctgaatccagtggaaaagtctcttcaATCCAGAAATTAGGAGGAGTGGGTTGGCCCTAAACCCAAAGCCTAATGAACATCAGAAACTGAACAGGAGTCTTTAAAGAGATCTTGAATGAGAAAACCATTGTGAAACAGGGTGACAAGAAATGACAATTACAAAAGATGAGCAAGAACAAAGAAGATGCTCCCCATGAATTGGAAAGCCAATTCATATTACGTCTACCCCCAGAACATGCTTCTACTGTGAGAAGGGCAATACAGTCTGGAAGTGTCAACCTGAAAGATAAATTAACCATTGAATTACATACAGATGGACGTCATGGAATTGTCTGCGTAGACCATGCCCCATTAGTGGCTAAGGTGGTTGACCTGCCCTGCATTACTGAATCCTTGAAAACCATAGATAAAAAAACCTTTTACAAGACAGCAGATATCTGCCAAATGCTAGTGTGTAGTGTGGATGGGGACCTTTACCTACCTCCAGAAGAACCAGCTGCCACTACTGATCCAAAAGCaagtaagaaaaaagataaggacAGGGAGAGGAAATTCATCTGGAACCATGGCATCACTCTGCCACTTAAGAATGTCAGAAAGAGAAGATTCCGTGAAACAGCCAAGAAGAAGTACATTGAATCACCAGATGTGGAAAAAGAAGTAAAGCGGCTTCTCAGTACAGATGCAGAAGCTGTCAGTACCCGATGGGAGGTAATTGCAGAAGATGAAACAAAGGAAGCAGA of the Sarcophilus harrisii chromosome 6, mSarHar1.11, whole genome shotgun sequence genome contains:
- the LOC100933519 gene encoding LOW QUALITY PROTEIN: transcription initiation factor TFIID subunit 7-like (The sequence of the model RefSeq protein was modified relative to this genomic sequence to represent the inferred CDS: inserted 2 bases in 1 codon; deleted 2 bases in 1 codon), producing MSKNKEDAPHELESQFILRLPPEHASTVRRAIQSGSVNLKDKLTIELHTDGRHGIVCVDHAPLVAKVVDLPCITESLKTIDKKTFYKTADICQMLVCSVDGDLYLPPEEPAATTDPKASKKKDKDRERKFIWNHGITLPLKNVRKRRFRETAKKKYIESPDVEKEVKRLLSTDAEAVSTRWEVIAEDETKEADNQVSLAGLDISSPGMSGHKQGHSFSKHDELREIFNDISSSSEEDDERDPHDDEDINIIDTXEEDLERQLQDKLDESDEQHQENEETNQMVMGIQKQIDIMKGKFQEKKKRAKRQDDLIIKVENLALKPQDTAVHAAQGIHREESFTEKRT